The following DNA comes from Winogradskyella sp. PG-2.
GCATACTTTACAATCAGCTTTGTCTTGTATTTCACCTACTAAATAACCATCTTTATTCATTTCAAAGCCACAACAATCCATAAAACCTTGAGCAATCAGTCTTCTAGCAAACTGTATTTGAGATTTCACTGTTGGTAATGGAAGATTCAATCTTTCTGCTACATACTTTTGTTTTAAACCCATAATATCTGATAGAAAAATAGGGTCTCTGTACTTTTTAGGGAGGTTAATTAATATACCTCTTAGACAATCTTTCTCGGTATGTGTAGCAGATTGCGAATCTATTTCGTATTGAAAATCTTTTAGCTCTAATGCTTTCTTTGAAGATTTAAAATAGTCGAGAATGGTATAGCGAGCTACTGAAAAGAGCCATGTTTTTAACTTACTATCATCCTTAAGTGTATGTAGTTTAGTATGCACTTTGATAAATGTATCTTGTAGGATATCATCTGATATACTTTCATCTTTAATTTTACTTAAGATAAAACGTTTTATATCTGCTGAATATATATCCCAAACAGTTTTTGTTGTCATGGTAAAAAATCAATTGAAATCAGCTTGTAACAATTCTAATATTGGACAAGCTTATTATATAGTTAACAACTACAATTTGTACATGTACAGTTTTCACAATTACAATCAGTACATTTTCCGTCATTGCATGGATCGCAATTACATACGCATTCATTTATATTTTTCATCATACAAAGTTTTATATTCATCTAATAGACGATGATGTTATAAAAAAGATGCAAAAAAAATTAGAAATTACATATTACGACGATACTGACCTCCTACTTCAAATAAAGCAGATGTGATTTGTCCAAGAGAACACACTTTACAAACTTCCATCAAAGCCTCAAATATATTTTCGTTATTTACCGCTTTGTTTTGCAAATCTTTTAATAATACACTTGTATCATTTGCACTATGAAGGTTTTCTAAAATCTTAATTTGATACTGTTTTTCTGCTTCAGTGGCTCTAATAACTTCTTTAGGGATTACAGTTGGAGATCCTTTACTACTCAGAAACGTATTTACACCAATAATAGGAAACTGTCCATTGTGCTTTAAAGTTTCATAATACAAACTTTCTTCTTGTATTTTAGAGCGCTGATACATCGTTTCCATTGCTCCTAATACTCCACCTCGTTCAGTAATTCTATCGAACTCAGTAAGAACAGCTTCTTCAACCAAATCCGTTAACTCTTCTATTATAAATGAGCCTTGTATTGGAT
Coding sequences within:
- a CDS encoding sigma-70 family RNA polymerase sigma factor, whose protein sequence is MTTKTVWDIYSADIKRFILSKIKDESISDDILQDTFIKVHTKLHTLKDDSKLKTWLFSVARYTILDYFKSSKKALELKDFQYEIDSQSATHTEKDCLRGILINLPKKYRDPIFLSDIMGLKQKYVAERLNLPLPTVKSQIQFARRLIAQGFMDCCGFEMNKDGYLVGEIQDKADCKVCH